CGCCAGGCCAAAGAAAGGATCATTGTGGCGACTTTTGCCTCCAACGTACACCGCCTGCAGCAGGCCATCACCACGGCGCACCGTTACGATCGCAAGGTGGCTGTAGTGGGGCGGAGCATGATCAATGTCCTCTCCATTGCTCACGAACTGGGTTATCTGAAAATACCCGATGGTACGCTGGTGGAACTGGAAGAGGCGGCCCGGCTGCCCAAACACAAAATTGTCTACCTTTCCACCGGCAGCCAGGGGGAGCCCATGTCGGCCCTCACCCGCATGGCCATGGGGGACCACCGCCAGGTGGAAATTTTACCCGGCGATACAGTAATCATTTCCGCCACGCCCATTCCGGGCAATGAAAAGCTGGTGGCGCGGATTATTGACCAGCTTTTCAAGCAGGGGGCGCATGTGATCTACGAAGCGGTTTCCGGTATCCACGTCAGCGGTCACCCCAGCCAGGAAGAACTCAAGTTGATGATCAACATGACCCGGCCCAAATTTTTCATTCCGGTGCACGGTGAATACAGGATGCTGATCAAGCACGCCCGCCTGGCCAGGGAGATGGGCATCCCCGAGAAAAACATCTTTGTGTTGGAAAACGGCCAGGTGCTGGAGCTTTCTCGCAAAAGCGGCCGGGTGACGGGACGGGTTACGGCCGGGCGCGTGCTGGTGGACGGCCTGGGTGTGGGCGATGTGGGCAACATAGTGCTGCGCGACCGCAAGCAGCTCTCGCAGGACGGAATACTGATTGTGGTGGTGACCATCAACCGGGAGTCCGGCCAGATCATGGCCGGGCCGGACATTGTGTCGCGGGGTTTTGTCTATGTGCGGGAATCCGAGCCGCTGCTGGAAGAAGCGCGGGAAAAGGTGAAGGGAGCACTGGAGAAGTGCACCGAGCGGGGTCTGACCGAGTGGTCGTCCATCAAGTCCCAGGTGCGCGATGTGCTGGGCAAGTTCTTGTACGAAAAAACCAGGAGAAGGCCGATGATACTGCCGATCATCATGGAGGTATAGAGGAGCGCGGGCTTTTCAGCCTGCGCTTTATTATTTTTCTTGCCACAGGTAATGTTTTGTATTAATATCGAAATATAATATCGTGAGGCGATATTATGATCAGAGAATTGTTCAATGGTTTCATTCGCATTCACATTTTGCATCACGCCTCCTTGCAGCCGGTATACGGGCAGGAGATGATGGCGGAACTGGCCCGGCATGGTTATAAAACAGGGCCGGGGACCATATATCCCCTTTTACACCGCATGGCTCGGGAAGGGTATCTGGAAATGCAGCGCCGTGTGGTGGGGGGCAGGGTGCGCAAATACTACGTCATTACGGCGGCGGGGCAAGACATACTGGAACAAGCGCGGGAAAAATTGCGCGAGCTGTGGGGAGAAGTGCTGGCCGAAGATGGGCGGGATTTTGATAAAGGGAGGTGTTGAGCATGGGTGATTTACTGGAAATCGACAGATTGTGTTGCTACCTGTCCCGGGGGGAGGACGGGCGGCGGGTGGAACTGACGGCGGCATTGCCGGCCGGGGAAGTGCTGGTGGTGCGCGGTCCTTCCGGAGCCGGCAAATCCACACTGCTCAAAGCGCTGGCGCGCCTGAGGGAGGCGGCGGGCACAGTGCGGCTCGCCGGGGTGGACTGGCGGCAAATCCCACCGCCGGTATGGCGCCGCCGGGTGCATTACCTGGCCCAGCAGCCGGCCATGTTTGCCGGCAGTGTGCTGGATAATTTAAAAAAGCCCTTTGAACTGGCCGAGGTGAAAAAGTATGGTGCTTTTGACGAAAGCCTGGTGCGGGATGCTTTGCAGCGGTTAAATCTGGCCCCGGCACTGTTGGACCAGGAGGCACGCACCATATCCGGCGGGGAGGCGGCGCGCATTGCCCTGCTGCGGGCCATGTTAATCGGGCCGCAGGTGTTGCTTTTGGATGAGCCCACGGCGGCTCTGGATGAGGAATCCCGCCGGGCCGTGCTGCAGTATATCAAAGACTGGCTGGTGGAGCCCGGGCGGGCAGTCATACTGGTGTCCCACCGGGAGGAGGATGCTGGTTTTTTTCCGCGCCGGCAGGTTGTAGAAATAAGTTCGCGAGGTGAGCAAAATGAGTAATGCCGGTGTAGTGCCCATCAGCAACTGGCAGCTGGCTCTGACGGTAATTCTGGTTTTAATCAGCGGGGGCGTTGCGGTGTGGCTCAGACTGGGCCTGTTAAAACCGCTCTTGTGGGGTACGGTGCGCACCTTTGTGCAGTTAACCCTCATTGGCTATGTACTGACCTATATCTTTGCTGTCAACAGCCCCTGGCTGGTTCTGGCCATGCTGCTGGTGATGTGCCTGGTGGCCGCCCGCACGGCGGTACAGCGCACGCCCAATGTTTTCAACTATTCCTACTGGCTGGGCTTTGCTTCTCTGGCGGCCAGCACTTTTCTGGTGGGCTCCATTGTGGTGGAATTGATCATCTCGCCCGTTCCCTGGTACAGCGCCCGCATTGTCATTCCCATCTTCGGCATGATCCTGGGCAATTCCATGAACGGCATCGCCCTTTCTCTGGACCGCCTGTACAGCGAGGTGCGGGCCCGGGCCGGTGAAGTGGAAACCCTGCTGGCCTGTGGGGCCACACCCTGGGAAGCGGTGCGCGACTGTGTGCAGGTGGCCGTGCGGGCCGGTATGACACCCACCATTAATTCGCTCATGGTGGTGGGAATAGTCAGCCTGCCCGGCATGATGACCGGCCAGATCCTGGGCGGGGCCGACCCCTTGCAGGCCGTGCGCTACCAGATTGTGGTCATGCTGATGATTGCCGCGGCGGTGGCCTTTGGTTGCCTGCTGCTGGTGCTGCTCTCCTACCGGCGGATGTTCAACGCGGCGGGAGCGCTATATGAAGAAGTACTTAGAAGTACAAAGTAAATATTAAGTAAGTTATTGGGGTAGCGTATTTGAGGGGATATTAGCTATCAAGATAATTAAAATCTGAAGTTCTTCTGGAGGAGAATTTTGTTATGGATTTCGCTTCTATCAACTTTTTCGGGTGTAAAGTGAGTAGAATAGTATAGCTTGAGAAAAACATTGTGAATATTCAGAATACCAATCACATTGCCCACTTTGTTCACCACGGGCAAATAGTTTCTCTTTTGCTGGGCAAATAGTTCGGCTACCTCCAGGAGAGAGCTGTCCGCTTTAACGCAAGAAGAAAGAATGGGGCGCATTATTTCCCGCACTGTGATCAGGCTGTTTTTCTGCAAGGCTTTATTGATAAAATACCAGCTTACATATTCAGCGCGAAAAAAAGGATCGTGGTTCATCAGGACCAGGCCAGTTAAATTCATCAGGCACTTGAAAGTGATCAGGCCGGTAAGTTTCTCCTGCCTGTCTGTGACCAGCAACACTCTTTCGCCCTGCCAGGCGGAGGGTTGATGCAAAGAAACCTTTAAAAGAGAAATGGCCCTGGTTATATGATCATCTTCACATACTTTCAAAAAATGCGTTAAAGGGGTGAGGCAATCCATGATGGAATGATTGCTCATGATGTTATTTCCCCCTTCATTATCATATCTTCCAGGTACCAGAATAAATCAATTGCTCTGATAATGCCCACCGGGTCATTTCCATCAAATACAGGTATGGAATTAAGTCCACTGCTCATAAATAGCCGGCTTATTTCCAGGAGGTTGTTTTCTGTATCTGCATATACATGTTTTATGGGCTGCATGATATCCTTTACAATGATCGGTCTGTTCGGACGAAAAATCTGGCGGAGGAAAGACGAGTGAGTGGTCTTTAGAATATGATGCATGCTCAGCAGGCCTGTCTTTTCTTTTTGGGCGTTGGAAACGATCAATAATTCATAGCCGCGCCAGGTGTCACTTTTTTTTTGAAAAGCTTCAACTATTAATTTGGCTGCTGAGGATATTTTTGTCTGCTCGCTAATAACAGGATATTCCTCTATGGGTACCATTAACTGCCCTGCCTTGACTTGCATTTATCTCTCACCCGCCGTAAAACCAGAAAAAACAGTGTGCAAACATGAAATACCCCGGTGCAAAAGTATGGGTGGCTTTATTAAGACTGTTTTGTTTACCGGTTAGTGTAAGCAAAAAATATGCTAAAGGCAGGACTGCTGTTTGGCTTTAAAAATGTTTTGCCGGGTGAGTTGGTGGGCAAAAAATACACATATCATGAGCAAGTATTGCCCACAAGATTAAAAAAACTGGTATAATGATTACAGGGTTGTTGTGCTGGTAAAGAGTAAAAGGCGGGTGGTTTAATGCGCGAGATTGGTCTGCCCGGTTTTCGGTTCAAAGGGTTCGCAAACCAGTTGATTGTCATTGTAGCTGTATTAATGTTGATTCCCATTGCTCTCGCTTTTTATCTCTTCCACATGGTGCATTCTACGGAAATAGGACTGATCAAGAGCCACCGTAAAGTATTGGAAGAGGCCATAAACAGTTTGGACAGCAGTTTGAATTCGTCATTTTCGGACATTATTCGCAATGCAAACGCAGATAATTTGCCCCGGCGCGACCAGGAAAAGATTCTCAATCATGCTTTACGTCCTCTGGTGGAAAAAGTTGCGGCCAAATATCCCAGTATTGATATTGGCTTTTATTCGTCTGATTATGATGTTATTTTGGATGGTAACGACCTGCACCTGCATGAGAATTTTTCCAGCAGGCGCAAGCGTAATTTTGACGATGCAGTAAATAACGGTAATATTGTGTTTGAAGTCCTTGGTCAGGCGGAAAATGGTCAGTTGGAAGTCTATCGCCCCCTGATCCGCGATAAAAAAATTATTGGTGCAGTCTGGGCGACGGAAAGTATCAAGCCGATTTACAAGCGCATTGATGAAGTGCAGCAGGTTTCTTATACCATAATTATTACCGGGTTCATTCTGGCTTTTGGTGGCACGTTGAGTTTGGTTAACAACTTCGCCCGCAGCATAAGCGAGATAAAAAGAGGTTTGGCCAAAATGAGCCGGGAATCTTTCTATTTGCTGCCCAAGGCGCGTGGAGAAATGGGGCAGATCACTGATGCGATTAACGAAATGTACAAAAAGTTGATTGATACACAAAATTACAATGAGCTAATTCTTTCCAGTATAGATGACGGGATTATCTCTGTCAATTTGTCGTGCGTGATAACTGGTTATAACCAGGCAGCATCCGAGCTTTTTAAATTCACCGACGATATTCTCGGTAAACATATTGACGAGGTGTTTGACGGGGATAGTTATCAGTTTGGGATGTACCTGGCCAGCACGCTGCAGGATAACAAACCGGTAAAAGACGTTGCGGTTGTCTACAGAAAAAACAATAATGATATTGCCCGTCATTTTCTGATCAGCACTTCTTTGCTCAATGACGCTGCGGGCCGCCTGGTGGGAGCTTTGTTGCATGTGCGGGATATTTCAGAAATGGTTAGTTTGCAAGAGAGCATCAGCCGGCAGGAAAGACTGGCGGCCCTGGGCAAAATGGTTGCCGGTGTAGCCCATGAAATAAGGAGTCCTCTTACATCTATTGCCGGTTATATTCAGTTCTGGCATAAAGGGCATATGCCTTCCGCCAAATCGTTGCAGGTGGTGAACAGGGAGCTGGCCAGACTTTCCTCGGTAACTGAGAAGTTGTTGCAGTTTGCCCGCCCCTCACGGGCCGTGCTGGAGGCGGCTGATCTAAACCAGCTGGTGGGCAGAACCGTACAGCTTTTTTCCGATGCTTATGGGGGTAATATAAAAAATTTTACCATGCATTGCTCGCTGGCTGAAAATTTGCCCAGGGCTTTGATGGATGCGCAACAAATCGAGCAGGTGTTGATCAATATTTTGTATAATTCACTCCAGGCTTTGCAGGGGGATGGCCGGATAGAAGTAAGCACTGCCTTTGACCAGGACAAAAGGATGCTTGTTCTAAGCGTGCAGGATAATGGGTGCGGTATTCCGGAAGAGATCATTCCGGAGATTTTTGAGCCATTCTTTACCACCAAGTCCAAGGGAACCGGATTGGGGCTGGCAATTGCCAGGGAAATTATTGAAGCGCACAATGGTTTAATAGAAATATCAAGTAAATTATCGGAAGGAACCACTGTGCGGATATATCTGCCTTTTGTTCATAACAAAGGGGAGGAGGGTGAAGATGAGTAAGATTTTGGTGATCGATGATGAGGAAGGTGTATGCGAGTTATTGAGAGATGTCCTGGAAGATGCAGGTTTTGAAGTGCTCGTTGCCTGTACCGCTGCGGATGGGTGGGAATCATTAAAGAAAGAGATTCCTGATACTATTCTTTTGGATATACGCCTGCCGGATCAGGACGGCTTGCAGCTGATGAAGGAAATAAAGTCCAGTTATCCCGGTGTTCCTATTATTATTATGACTGCTTTTGGTACTACAGAAATAGCAATACAGGCTATGAAAGATGGGGCCCATGACTATTTGAGCAAACCGTTGCATTTGGATGAAATGCTGCTTACTGTGCAAAAAGCAGTACAGATGAAACAACTGGTGGCAGAAGTGACGACCCTGCGGGAGAAGCTGGACGAGGATTCAGAAGAGGCGTTTGATGAATTTATTGGTTGTTCAAGGGATATGCAAGAAGTTTCCAAGCTTATTGGCAGAGTGGCTGACAGCGATGTTACCGTGCTGATTCAGGGGGAGAGTGGAACCGGGAAAGAAGTGGTGGCGCGCGCCATCCATAACAACAGCAAACGGCAGAGCCGGCCTTTTGTAAAAATAAATTGCGCCTCCATTCCGGAGCAGTTGATTGAGAGCGAGCTTTTCGGGCACGAAAAGGGTGCGTTTACCGGGGCAATCAGTCAAAAACCCGGTAAATTCGAGGTTGCCAATGGAGGAACCGTCTTTCTGGATGAAATTGGTGAACTCTCACTGTTTGCCCAGGCCAAGTTGCTGAGGGTCTTGCAGGAAAAGGAGTTTGAAAGGGTAGGAGGAACCAGGAGCATTGCGGTTGATGTGCGAATTATCACAGCAACCAATCGTGATCTGGGCAAGATGGTGGCCGAAGGGCGTTTTCGGGAAGACCTTTTTTACCGGGTGAATGTGGTCAATATTAAACTGCCACCCTTGAGAGAAAGAAAAGAGGATATTCTTCCATTAATGAACCATTTTGTTAGTAAGTATGCCAGAAAGTACAATAAAAAGATTACAGGTATCTCCAAGGATGCGTTGCTGGTGCTGGAGAAACACAACTGGCCCGGGAATGTGCGGGAGTTGAAAAATGTTTGTGAACAGGCCGTGATCATGGCTCGGGGTAGCATCATCACACTGGAGGATCTTGTAATAAGAGAAAGCGCGAACAGTGTGTTTATCAATGCAGCTGTTGAGCCCGTGCTGGAACAAAGCGTGCGGCCTCTGCGGGAAGTGGTGTCGGAAGTGGAAAAAAAACTGATTTTGCAAGCTTTGAATCAGAATAACTGGAACAGGCAGGCGACAGCCCGTGCCCTGGGATTGAACAGAAGGTCATTGTACGCCAAGATGAAAGAGTATGGCTTGCTGTGATGGGCAAAAATTGCCCGCATATTGAGCAAAATATACCCACACACTAATAATTGCCCGCTATTCTGTAGGAATGCGGGCATTTTTTTGTCCTTCCCGGGGTGGTACGGCTTTTGCTACAACATTAAGCTAAATTTCACTTTCACTTTTATGATACCATGCAGGGCGAATAAAGCTTAAAGGGGGTGCCGGGTGTTAGACTTGTTTAGGGGCGAAGGCAAACGAGTCTTTGATAAATTGAGCAACCTTCAAAATATAGTTTGAGGAGTGAAAAAGATATGACTGAGAAAAGCAAGGAAAAGGTAAAATATTTTTCTACGTTGCTGGGATGCGTAATATTTATAGCCAGTATCTTATTCTATTATGTCGGTGTTGAGGTGCTGAAAAAGGATGTTTTCCCCCATTACTATGATAGTAAGCGGCATATTGTGGTCAGTCAGAACCCTGACAGCAAGGAAATATATGCCTGGAAGGATAGTAATGGAAACATCTATACGCAGGAAGATGCACAGGTTAAAAATTTCACCTGGGGCATAACAGCATTGTTGCTCCTGGATATGTTATTGATGACCGTGCTGTATGGTACTATTATGAACGCATATTGCAAACTGGTTACCAGAAAAGAGAAAGAAACGGGAGCCACATTCTATCAGCCCGGGTTGCAATAAAAACGGGAGATGTATGAGCAGGGGGGGTTTTCATGGATATTTTCTTTCCGGTGGCCAGAGTATCTGTTTCGGTTCTGTTCATTATGGGCCTGGGGGGTATAGTGGGGTTGCTTTCCGGATTGTTTGGTGTGGGCGGGGGATTTTTGATGACCCCTCTCCTGATGATGCTTGGTATTCCCCCGGCGGTGGCTGTGGCCAGTGATACGAATCAGATTGTGGCTGCTTCAGCCTCCGGAACGCTGGCACACAGTAAAAATAAAAATGTTGATTTCAAGCTCGGCTTTGTGGTTCTGGTGGGTGGACTGCTGGGTGGCAGTGTGGGCACTGTACTGGTGAAGTTGTTGCGTTCACTGGGTAACTTTGATTTCGTTCTAAAAGCCGCTTATGTGGTTATGTTGCTGCTGGTAGGCTCCTTTATGTTCATGGAGAGTCTTTCTTCTTTACGTAAGAAGAATACATCATCAGCATCAGAAGATATTTCCGGCAAAACTGCTACCTCCACCGGGTTCATGAACCGGTTGCCCTTAAAGATGAAATTTGATGTTGCCGGTATAGAGTGCTCGGTGGTGGCTTTGTTGTTACTGGGGTTGCTGATTGGCATTCTTTCTGCTCTGATGGGTGTTGGTGGAGGCTTTATCATGTTACCCGTCATGATTTACCTGCTTGGTATGCCCACCCATATTGCTGTTGGTACGAGCATTTTTGTGATTATTTTTACAGCCATCAATGTCACCATTGCGCAAAGTGCCCTGAACCACACTGTGGATCTTTTACTGGCCATCATTTTGCTGCTGGGTTCAACAATCGGCGCACAGATTGGAGCCAGGTTGGGTAAAAGATTGAAGGCTGAGCAACTGCGAGTGGTTTTCTCCCTGATAGTATTATCGGTTATGGTGAAAATGCTGGTGGACCTGTTGAGCAAGCCATCTTCTCTGATTGTTTTGGGGGGAGGGCATTGAGGAATGGGCAGACGTTACATTAAGGGTAAGTATGTGTGGTTGCTTGTGCTGGGGATAATTTTCATTTTCCCTTCGCTGGCTTTTGCCGCCGGAGATTTGCAGGTCATCCCCAGCCAAATCAACATCGGATTGAACTTTAGGGGAGCTCGGCTGACTTTAACGGGTGACAAACCGCAAGGTGCTGCTGTGTATGTAAAGGTCACTTCTCCGGCAGATGCCGTGTTTAACTTGAGTCGCAAAGGGAAAGTGGGACCTTTTTGGATGAATGTGGAAAATGCTACGGTAACCCATGTTCCTAAACTTTACCAGGTGCTTTCTTCCCGCCCTATTCACATGCTTTCTCCGGATTTACAACATGAACTGGGAATAGATAAGGAATTTTCCAGCATCTATAAAAATGCCGTAGTAAAAGTGCATGCGCAGGAGAAGCAAAGTGGTAATAGGGAAGAAAAGGTTGGTTCTGAATATATCCGGGCCATGATCAACATTTGCTCCGGCTATGGCCTTTATAAAGTTAAGGAAAACGCGGTTAAGGATGAGGGGGCGAGGTTTACTGCGCGGATTGATTTGCCGTCCAGCATTCCCCAGGAAAACTGCCAGGTAACGGTTTACTTTATCAAAAACGGTGATCTGGTGAGCAGCAAAACCGCGAATTTTAATGTGACCAGTGTTGGACTGACAAGGTTGTTGGCGGAAAAAGAAATCTACAACGGTCCGGAGTTCGGGTTATTTGCCGTGGTTGTGGCGTTGCTGGCCGGAGTGTTGGTTGCCGTGCTTTTCGGTGCCCTGGAGAGGATGACCGGTGGAAAAAAAGGCATGTTAAGTGAAACATCGCATTAAACATTACCGGCGGAATTGATTTTATAATAAAGTAAGCCAGGGCATGGCTTATCTGATTAATGCCCTGGCTTTTTCATACGTCAGTGCTCCGGCCCGGGCGTACACCAGCTGGCCGGAGGGGTTTACCACCACCGTGGTGGGTATGGCCCGTACGCCGAAAGCTGTGGCCACCTCACCCGTTTCGTCCAGATATACGGGCAATTTTAACCCTTGTTGTTGCAGAAATTTTTCCACCTCGGCCGGGCTTTTTTCCCCGGCCGTGATATTGATAAAATAAAAGGCCACGTTTTTATCCCGGTAATCCCGGTACAGCCTGGCCAGGTCGGGCATTTCCTCCTGGCAGGGCGGGCACCAGGTGTTCCAGAAATTGATGAAAATATACTTACCGGAAACCGAATTGATATTATATGGGCTTCCTGAGGTGGGCTGAGCCACAAATTCCGGGATGGCCGGCCGGTTTTCCGCCTTCTGGTCTGTTGTCAGATATACCTTCCCAACAATTGGTGTATTTTGCCCGGTTGACTGACCGGATGATCCGGTGCTGTTTCTTCCGGTCAAATACCAGGCCAGTACAATGATGGCGGCGGCTGTGAGCAGGGCGATTACTTTATGGCGCACTGGCAGTACCTTCCTCCTGGTTCTGTTTTAACAGCAGGCAGGCTATTTCATCCCAGGAATATACCCGGGTGATGCCTGCCGGCAATTGTCCCTGGTTGTATGTGGCGTTATACAGCAGGACAGGGATGTTGCCCCGGGCGATGTGGATGGCATTGGGCAGGGTGTCCTCGATGAACAGGCCCACCTGCTTCTGGCGGGCGGTTTCCAGTTTGTGGTGCTGGCCCAGGTGAATGATTTCCCGGTAGGGTATCTTGTATCTGGTAAACCAGTCAACCGAATATTTGTAATAATGGGTGCTGCGGGCCGAGATGAAGTAAAGCTCGTAATGGTCGGACAGACGGTGCAGTTGTTCCACGGCCTGCGGCATGGGCTGGGAGTATTTGATCAAGTCCAGTTCATGCTCCAGCACTTTTTGGTAAATATCTTCCCGGCTGATGCCGAACATTTTCTGCGGGTTGAAGTCGAAAAAATCTTCCAGGCAATAGTTTTTGCCGTAAAGCCTGTTTAAAATGTCGATAATTACCGGTTGGGTGTTGGCCACCACACCGTCGATGTCAATGCCCAGCTTGCGCAAAATAATCCCTCCCTGTAAGGTTTCTCTCTAGCTGGCGACTTGCCAAATATGATCGTGCCTACATAGCCCGCCTTGAGCTATGTGCCGGGCAGGAGAATAAGTGCTATTTTTTTCCACCAGCCCAGCAGCAGGAGTGTACCTGCGGCCATTAATATACCCCCGCTGATACTTTCCACCAGTTCCTGGTGTTGGCGGATCAGGTTCCATACCGGGGTTAACCTTTCCAGCAGGACGGCAGCCAGCAAAAAAGGTAATCCCAGGCCGGCGGTATAAAAAGCCAGCAGGTATGCTCCGTAAGCGGCATTCCGGCCGCTGCCGGCCAGGGCCAGCAGGCTGGCCAGGGCCGGTCCGGCACAGGGCGTCCATCCCGTTCCCAGGGCCATGCCCAGCAGGAAAGCACCGGACAGCGTACCCGGCCGGCCGAGCGGGCGCAGTGGTGTGACGGTGCGGTAGAGTGCCCGCAAGGGCAGCAGCCCGGCCATGTGTGCTCCCATAAGCATGATCAACAGGGCGGCCATTTTTTCCGCTGCCTGACGGTGAGCCTGCCAGAGTGTGCCGATCAGGCCGAAACCCACCCCCAGAAGCAGGAAAACAAGGCCAAATCCCAGCACAAAAAACAGGCTGCGCGTGAAGAGATGCAGCCCGGTGCCGTATGATTCATCTTTTTGGCCTGTGCCTGGCGTGCCGCCATGACCGGCCAGGTAGGAGAGGTAAACCGGCAGCAGGGGCAGGATGCAGGGCGAAAAAAAAGAGAGCAGACCCAGTAATAAAGCTGTGCCGAAGGTAAGGTTCTGGGTAACTTGTTCCATGTTTAATTAACACCGCCGGGTCATTCAGCGTGGTTGGTGGTGCGACTATTGATGTTGATATTATAACACCGGACGGTTGAAACCGGATTAAAATTGCTTTAAGCTTGCTTGACAGGTTAAAAATCAAATGTATTAAGAGATTTTTTGCGACGACAGGCACCTCAAGGATAGGGCCGGAGTAGTATATTAGCAAGCAATATTCTCCATAAAAGAAAAAGAAGGTGTTTTGCCTATGCCGGCCAAGTTGAAAAGCCGCAAGTTCTGGATGGCAGTGGTTTCCGCTGCGCTGATCATCGCCAATGAGGGCCTGGGGATGGATATTCCTAAGGACACCGTGCTGGCCTTTGCGGCCGTAGTCATAGGTTATATATTCGGTGAATCCTATGTGGATGCCCACCGCAAAAATGATGCCGAAATATAACAAAAAGGCATGACCCGGCTGCTTTTGAAAAGAGCCGGGTTTTTTACATATCACTGTGTTACAGCCGGCTTTATTTTAGTGTAAAATATTTGCGTGACTTTTATTTCCTCAAGCGAGCTCGTGCGGAGCACGGTTGGGACGGAATTAATATCAAAATTCTTTTCGCGAAAGAAGGTATGGGGGATGACAGAGAGAATAATTGACCTGCGTTCCGACACAGTTACCCGGCCCACGCCGGAGATGCGCCGGGCCATGGCCGAAGCCGT
The sequence above is a segment of the Desulfurispora thermophila DSM 16022 genome. Coding sequences within it:
- a CDS encoding ribonuclease J → MSKEPKVAIIPLGGLGEIGKNMMAVKYGENILVVDCGMMFPEEELLGIDVVIPDITYLLENREQVRAIVLTHGHEDHIGALPYVLRQLNLPVYGTCLTLGILQGKLKEHGLEREAVLHRVKPRDTVNIGPFKVEFIRVSHSVPDAVSVAIHTPVGTIVHTGDFKLDQTPVDGAVTDFYRFAQLGEKGVLALLSDSTNVERPGYTMSESVVGQTFDETFRQAKERIIVATFASNVHRLQQAITTAHRYDRKVAVVGRSMINVLSIAHELGYLKIPDGTLVELEEAARLPKHKIVYLSTGSQGEPMSALTRMAMGDHRQVEILPGDTVIISATPIPGNEKLVARIIDQLFKQGAHVIYEAVSGIHVSGHPSQEELKLMINMTRPKFFIPVHGEYRMLIKHARLAREMGIPEKNIFVLENGQVLELSRKSGRVTGRVTAGRVLVDGLGVGDVGNIVLRDRKQLSQDGILIVVVTINRESGQIMAGPDIVSRGFVYVRESEPLLEEAREKVKGALEKCTERGLTEWSSIKSQVRDVLGKFLYEKTRRRPMILPIIMEV
- a CDS encoding PadR family transcriptional regulator; amino-acid sequence: MIRELFNGFIRIHILHHASLQPVYGQEMMAELARHGYKTGPGTIYPLLHRMAREGYLEMQRRVVGGRVRKYYVITAAGQDILEQAREKLRELWGEVLAEDGRDFDKGRC
- a CDS encoding ABC transporter ATP-binding protein — translated: MGDLLEIDRLCCYLSRGEDGRRVELTAALPAGEVLVVRGPSGAGKSTLLKALARLREAAGTVRLAGVDWRQIPPPVWRRRVHYLAQQPAMFAGSVLDNLKKPFELAEVKKYGAFDESLVRDALQRLNLAPALLDQEARTISGGEAARIALLRAMLIGPQVLLLDEPTAALDEESRRAVLQYIKDWLVEPGRAVILVSHREEDAGFFPRRQVVEISSRGEQNE
- a CDS encoding ABC transporter permease, coding for MSNAGVVPISNWQLALTVILVLISGGVAVWLRLGLLKPLLWGTVRTFVQLTLIGYVLTYIFAVNSPWLVLAMLLVMCLVAARTAVQRTPNVFNYSYWLGFASLAASTFLVGSIVVELIISPVPWYSARIVIPIFGMILGNSMNGIALSLDRLYSEVRARAGEVETLLACGATPWEAVRDCVQVAVRAGMTPTINSLMVVGIVSLPGMMTGQILGGADPLQAVRYQIVVMLMIAAAVAFGCLLLVLLSYRRMFNAAGALYEEVLRSTK
- a CDS encoding CBS domain-containing protein, producing MSNHSIMDCLTPLTHFLKVCEDDHITRAISLLKVSLHQPSAWQGERVLLVTDRQEKLTGLITFKCLMNLTGLVLMNHDPFFRAEYVSWYFINKALQKNSLITVREIMRPILSSCVKADSSLLEVAELFAQQKRNYLPVVNKVGNVIGILNIHNVFLKLYYSTHFTPEKVDRSEIHNKILLQKNFRF
- a CDS encoding CBS domain-containing protein, giving the protein MQVKAGQLMVPIEEYPVISEQTKISSAAKLIVEAFQKKSDTWRGYELLIVSNAQKEKTGLLSMHHILKTTHSSFLRQIFRPNRPIIVKDIMQPIKHVYADTENNLLEISRLFMSSGLNSIPVFDGNDPVGIIRAIDLFWYLEDMIMKGEITS
- the atoS gene encoding two-component system sensor histidine kinase AtoS — translated: MREIGLPGFRFKGFANQLIVIVAVLMLIPIALAFYLFHMVHSTEIGLIKSHRKVLEEAINSLDSSLNSSFSDIIRNANADNLPRRDQEKILNHALRPLVEKVAAKYPSIDIGFYSSDYDVILDGNDLHLHENFSSRRKRNFDDAVNNGNIVFEVLGQAENGQLEVYRPLIRDKKIIGAVWATESIKPIYKRIDEVQQVSYTIIITGFILAFGGTLSLVNNFARSISEIKRGLAKMSRESFYLLPKARGEMGQITDAINEMYKKLIDTQNYNELILSSIDDGIISVNLSCVITGYNQAASELFKFTDDILGKHIDEVFDGDSYQFGMYLASTLQDNKPVKDVAVVYRKNNNDIARHFLISTSLLNDAAGRLVGALLHVRDISEMVSLQESISRQERLAALGKMVAGVAHEIRSPLTSIAGYIQFWHKGHMPSAKSLQVVNRELARLSSVTEKLLQFARPSRAVLEAADLNQLVGRTVQLFSDAYGGNIKNFTMHCSLAENLPRALMDAQQIEQVLINILYNSLQALQGDGRIEVSTAFDQDKRMLVLSVQDNGCGIPEEIIPEIFEPFFTTKSKGTGLGLAIAREIIEAHNGLIEISSKLSEGTTVRIYLPFVHNKGEEGEDE
- a CDS encoding sigma-54-dependent transcriptional regulator, yielding MSKILVIDDEEGVCELLRDVLEDAGFEVLVACTAADGWESLKKEIPDTILLDIRLPDQDGLQLMKEIKSSYPGVPIIIMTAFGTTEIAIQAMKDGAHDYLSKPLHLDEMLLTVQKAVQMKQLVAEVTTLREKLDEDSEEAFDEFIGCSRDMQEVSKLIGRVADSDVTVLIQGESGTGKEVVARAIHNNSKRQSRPFVKINCASIPEQLIESELFGHEKGAFTGAISQKPGKFEVANGGTVFLDEIGELSLFAQAKLLRVLQEKEFERVGGTRSIAVDVRIITATNRDLGKMVAEGRFREDLFYRVNVVNIKLPPLRERKEDILPLMNHFVSKYARKYNKKITGISKDALLVLEKHNWPGNVRELKNVCEQAVIMARGSIITLEDLVIRESANSVFINAAVEPVLEQSVRPLREVVSEVEKKLILQALNQNNWNRQATARALGLNRRSLYAKMKEYGLL
- a CDS encoding sulfite exporter TauE/SafE family protein, whose translation is MDIFFPVARVSVSVLFIMGLGGIVGLLSGLFGVGGGFLMTPLLMMLGIPPAVAVASDTNQIVAASASGTLAHSKNKNVDFKLGFVVLVGGLLGGSVGTVLVKLLRSLGNFDFVLKAAYVVMLLLVGSFMFMESLSSLRKKNTSSASEDISGKTATSTGFMNRLPLKMKFDVAGIECSVVALLLLGLLIGILSALMGVGGGFIMLPVMIYLLGMPTHIAVGTSIFVIIFTAINVTIAQSALNHTVDLLLAIILLLGSTIGAQIGARLGKRLKAEQLRVVFSLIVLSVMVKMLVDLLSKPSSLIVLGGGH